The Tenrec ecaudatus isolate mTenEca1 chromosome 6, mTenEca1.hap1, whole genome shotgun sequence genome has a window encoding:
- the ING4 gene encoding inhibitor of growth protein 4 isoform X1, producing the protein MAAGMYLEHYLDSIENLPFELQRNFQLMRDLDQRTEDLKAEIDKLATEYMSSARSLSSEEKLALLKQIQEAYGKCKEFGDDKVQLAMQTYEMVDKHIRRLDTDLARFEADLKEKQVESSDYDSSSSKGKKKGRTQKEKKTARARSKGKNSDEETPKAAQKKLKLVRTSPEYGMPSVTFGSVHPSDVLDMPVDPNEPTYCLCHQVSYGEMIGCDNPDCSIEWFHFACVGLTTKPRGKWFCPRCSQERKKK; encoded by the exons ATGGCTGCGGGGATGTATTTGGAACATTACCTGGACA GTATTGAAAACCTGCCCTTCGAGTTGCAGAGAAACTTTCAGCTCATGAGGGACCTAGACCAAAGAACCGAGG ACCTGAAGGCTGAGATTGACAAGTTGGCCACTGAGTACATGAGTAGTGCCCGCAGCCTGAGCTCCGAGGAGAAGCTGGCCCTTCTCAAACAGATCCAGGAAGCCTACGGCAAGTGCAAAGAGTTCGGGGACGACAAGGTGCAGCTTGCCATGCAGACCTATGAGATG GTGGACAAACACATCCGGCGGTTGGACACAGACCTGGCCCGGTTTGAGGCGGATCTGAAGGAGAAGCAGGTCGAGTCCAGTGACTACGACAGCTCCTCCAGCAAAGGCAAAAAGA AAGGTCGgactcaaaaggagaaaaaaactgCCCGGGCTCGGTCCAAAGGGAAAAACTCCGATGAAGAGACCCCCAAGGCTGCCCAGAAGAAGCTCAAGCTTGTGCGCAC AAGTCCTGAGTACGGCATGCCCTCGGTGACCTTCGGCAGCGTCCACCCCTCCGATGTGCTGGATATGCCCGTGGATCCCAATGAGCCGACCTACTGCctttgccaccaggtctcctacggAGAAATGATCGGCTGTGACAACCCTGAT TGTTCCATTGAGTGGTTCCACTTTGCCTGCGTGGGGCTGACGACCAAACCCCGAGGGAAATG GTTTTGCCCACGCTGCTCCCAAGAACGGAAGAAGAAGTAG
- the ING4 gene encoding inhibitor of growth protein 4 isoform X2, which translates to MAAGMYLEHYLDSIENLPFELQRNFQLMRDLDQRTEDLKAEIDKLATEYMSSARSLSSEEKLALLKQIQEAYGKCKEFGDDKVQLAMQTYEMVDKHIRRLDTDLARFEADLKEKQVESSDYDSSSSKGKKSRTQKEKKTARARSKGKNSDEETPKAAQKKLKLVRTSPEYGMPSVTFGSVHPSDVLDMPVDPNEPTYCLCHQVSYGEMIGCDNPDCSIEWFHFACVGLTTKPRGKWFCPRCSQERKKK; encoded by the exons ATGGCTGCGGGGATGTATTTGGAACATTACCTGGACA GTATTGAAAACCTGCCCTTCGAGTTGCAGAGAAACTTTCAGCTCATGAGGGACCTAGACCAAAGAACCGAGG ACCTGAAGGCTGAGATTGACAAGTTGGCCACTGAGTACATGAGTAGTGCCCGCAGCCTGAGCTCCGAGGAGAAGCTGGCCCTTCTCAAACAGATCCAGGAAGCCTACGGCAAGTGCAAAGAGTTCGGGGACGACAAGGTGCAGCTTGCCATGCAGACCTATGAGATG GTGGACAAACACATCCGGCGGTTGGACACAGACCTGGCCCGGTTTGAGGCGGATCTGAAGGAGAAGCAGGTCGAGTCCAGTGACTACGACAGCTCCTCCAGCAAAGGCAAAAAGA GTCGgactcaaaaggagaaaaaaactgCCCGGGCTCGGTCCAAAGGGAAAAACTCCGATGAAGAGACCCCCAAGGCTGCCCAGAAGAAGCTCAAGCTTGTGCGCAC AAGTCCTGAGTACGGCATGCCCTCGGTGACCTTCGGCAGCGTCCACCCCTCCGATGTGCTGGATATGCCCGTGGATCCCAATGAGCCGACCTACTGCctttgccaccaggtctcctacggAGAAATGATCGGCTGTGACAACCCTGAT TGTTCCATTGAGTGGTTCCACTTTGCCTGCGTGGGGCTGACGACCAAACCCCGAGGGAAATG GTTTTGCCCACGCTGCTCCCAAGAACGGAAGAAGAAGTAG
- the ING4 gene encoding inhibitor of growth protein 4 isoform X4: MRDLDQRTEDLKAEIDKLATEYMSSARSLSSEEKLALLKQIQEAYGKCKEFGDDKVQLAMQTYEMVDKHIRRLDTDLARFEADLKEKQVESSDYDSSSSKGKKKGRTQKEKKTARARSKGKNSDEETPKAAQKKLKLVRTSPEYGMPSVTFGSVHPSDVLDMPVDPNEPTYCLCHQVSYGEMIGCDNPDCSIEWFHFACVGLTTKPRGKWFCPRCSQERKKK, translated from the exons ATGAGGGACCTAGACCAAAGAACCGAGG ACCTGAAGGCTGAGATTGACAAGTTGGCCACTGAGTACATGAGTAGTGCCCGCAGCCTGAGCTCCGAGGAGAAGCTGGCCCTTCTCAAACAGATCCAGGAAGCCTACGGCAAGTGCAAAGAGTTCGGGGACGACAAGGTGCAGCTTGCCATGCAGACCTATGAGATG GTGGACAAACACATCCGGCGGTTGGACACAGACCTGGCCCGGTTTGAGGCGGATCTGAAGGAGAAGCAGGTCGAGTCCAGTGACTACGACAGCTCCTCCAGCAAAGGCAAAAAGA AAGGTCGgactcaaaaggagaaaaaaactgCCCGGGCTCGGTCCAAAGGGAAAAACTCCGATGAAGAGACCCCCAAGGCTGCCCAGAAGAAGCTCAAGCTTGTGCGCAC AAGTCCTGAGTACGGCATGCCCTCGGTGACCTTCGGCAGCGTCCACCCCTCCGATGTGCTGGATATGCCCGTGGATCCCAATGAGCCGACCTACTGCctttgccaccaggtctcctacggAGAAATGATCGGCTGTGACAACCCTGAT TGTTCCATTGAGTGGTTCCACTTTGCCTGCGTGGGGCTGACGACCAAACCCCGAGGGAAATG GTTTTGCCCACGCTGCTCCCAAGAACGGAAGAAGAAGTAG
- the ING4 gene encoding inhibitor of growth protein 4 isoform X3, with amino-acid sequence MAAGMYLEHYLDSIENLPFELQRNFQLMRDLDQRTEDLKAEIDKLATEYMSSARSLSSEEKLALLKQIQEAYGKCKEFGDDKVQLAMQTYEMVDKHIRRLDTDLARFEADLKEKQVESSDYDSSSSKGRTQKEKKTARARSKGKNSDEETPKAAQKKLKLVRTSPEYGMPSVTFGSVHPSDVLDMPVDPNEPTYCLCHQVSYGEMIGCDNPDCSIEWFHFACVGLTTKPRGKWFCPRCSQERKKK; translated from the exons ATGGCTGCGGGGATGTATTTGGAACATTACCTGGACA GTATTGAAAACCTGCCCTTCGAGTTGCAGAGAAACTTTCAGCTCATGAGGGACCTAGACCAAAGAACCGAGG ACCTGAAGGCTGAGATTGACAAGTTGGCCACTGAGTACATGAGTAGTGCCCGCAGCCTGAGCTCCGAGGAGAAGCTGGCCCTTCTCAAACAGATCCAGGAAGCCTACGGCAAGTGCAAAGAGTTCGGGGACGACAAGGTGCAGCTTGCCATGCAGACCTATGAGATG GTGGACAAACACATCCGGCGGTTGGACACAGACCTGGCCCGGTTTGAGGCGGATCTGAAGGAGAAGCAGGTCGAGTCCAGTGACTACGACAGCTCCTCCAGCAAAG GTCGgactcaaaaggagaaaaaaactgCCCGGGCTCGGTCCAAAGGGAAAAACTCCGATGAAGAGACCCCCAAGGCTGCCCAGAAGAAGCTCAAGCTTGTGCGCAC AAGTCCTGAGTACGGCATGCCCTCGGTGACCTTCGGCAGCGTCCACCCCTCCGATGTGCTGGATATGCCCGTGGATCCCAATGAGCCGACCTACTGCctttgccaccaggtctcctacggAGAAATGATCGGCTGTGACAACCCTGAT TGTTCCATTGAGTGGTTCCACTTTGCCTGCGTGGGGCTGACGACCAAACCCCGAGGGAAATG GTTTTGCCCACGCTGCTCCCAAGAACGGAAGAAGAAGTAG